Within the Gemmatimonadaceae bacterium genome, the region CGATCGTACAAGCGCACCTCGCACTCGATCGCGTGGCGCGCCGAAACCCAGTGGATCGTCCCCTGCACCTTGCGCCCGTCGGGCGCATTCCCGCCTTTGGTGGCGGGGTCGTAGGTGCAGTGCAGCTCGACGATGGTGCCTGACGAGTCCTTCACCACGTCGGTGCAGGTGATGAGGTAGCCGTAGCGCAACCGCACCTCGCGCCCCGGCGCGAGCCGGAAGAACTTCTTCGGCGGATCCTCCATGAAGTCGTCGCGATCGATCCAGAGTTCCCTCGAGAACGGGAGCGTGCGCGATCCTTCCCTGGGGACGTCGTACGGGTAGTACGGCGCGTCCAGCTCCTCCACCAGTTCGTTTGGGTAGTTCGTGATCACGACCTTGAGCGGCTTGAGGATGCACAGCACGCGCGGGACGCGCATGTTGAGGTCGTCGCGAATGGCATGCTCCAGCTTGGCCAGCTCCGTTCGCGCGTCGCTGCGCGCCACCCCCACGCTTTCGGCGAACGTCCGGATTGCCTCGGGCGTCACGCCACGGCGCCGCAACCCGGCAATCGTCGGCATGCGCGGGTCATCCCATCCATCCACGTGCCCCTCGTTCACCAGGCGCAGGAACTTCCGCTTCGACATCACCGTGTAGTCGATCTGGAGGCGCGCGAACTCCGTCTGCTCCGGGGGGCGCACGAAGCCGGCCTCGCGCACCAGCCAGTCGTAGATCTCGCGGTTGTCCTTGAACTCCAGCGTGCATAACGAGTGGGTGATCCCCTCGATGGCGTCGCTGAGCCCGTGCGCGAAGTCGTACAGCGGGTAGATGCACCACGCGTCGCCGCGGCGGTAATGCGGTGCCTTGCGGATCCGCAGCAGGATCGGGTCGCGCATGATCATGTTGGGGTGCGCCATGTCGATCTTCGCGCGCAGCACCTGCGCCCCGTCCTCGAACTCCCCCGCCTTCATGCGCGCGAGCAGGTCGAGGTTCTCGTCAGGCGTGCGGGCGCGAAACGGCGAATTGGTCCCCGGCGTCGTCACCGTCCCGCGCCCCTGGCGGATCTCCTCCTCGTCCTGCGAGTCGACGTATGCCTTTCCCTCCTTCACCAGCTTCACGGCGATGTCGTACAGCGCTTCGAAGTAGTCGGATGCGTAGAACTCGTTGCTCCACTCG harbors:
- a CDS encoding glutamine--tRNA ligase/YqeY domain fusion protein; its protein translation is MVAEDVTSGKFGRAICTRFPPEPNGYLHIGHSKSLVLNFGLARDFGGTCNLRFDDTNPFTEDIKYVDAIKADMRWLGFEWSNEFYASDYFEALYDIAVKLVKEGKAYVDSQDEEEIRQGRGTVTTPGTNSPFRARTPDENLDLLARMKAGEFEDGAQVLRAKIDMAHPNMIMRDPILLRIRKAPHYRRGDAWCIYPLYDFAHGLSDAIEGITHSLCTLEFKDNREIYDWLVREAGFVRPPEQTEFARLQIDYTVMSKRKFLRLVNEGHVDGWDDPRMPTIAGLRRRGVTPEAIRTFAESVGVARSDARTELAKLEHAIRDDLNMRVPRVLCILKPLKVVITNYPNELVEELDAPYYPYDVPREGSRTLPFSRELWIDRDDFMEDPPKKFFRLAPGREVRLRYGYLITCTDVVKDSSGTIVELHCTYDPATKGGNAPDGRKVQGTIHWVSARHAIECEVRLYDRLFTVPNPDDVPEGQDFLSVLNPQSLVTVPVAYIEPSTAKDEAGTRYQFERTGYFVHDANASLAAGKPVYNRTVTLRDSWEKEKGKG